A region of Etheostoma cragini isolate CJK2018 chromosome 2, CSU_Ecrag_1.0, whole genome shotgun sequence DNA encodes the following proteins:
- the man2b1 gene encoding lysosomal alpha-mannosidase: MAARWQQLAAALLFLLCGVLSFPLGQETKQTLTCGYESCHATKPNMLNVHLVPHTHDDVGWLKTVDQYYYGDRNDIQHAGVQYILDSVVDQLLKNPDRRFIYVETAFFYRWWKQQSSSMQQTVTQLVNEGRLEFVNGGWCMSDEATTHYSAVIDQMTMGLRFLNETFGPCGRPRVAWHIDPFGHAREHASMFAQMGYDGFFFGRLDYQDRARRRVKQEQELLWRASDSLTPPMADLFTGILPNGYNPPEGFCWDQSCDDPPIRDDPDLEDYNVNDVVKRFLNIANSQAKVYKTNHVIMTMGSDFQYENANLWYKNLDKLIYYVNGQQANGSKVNVLYSTPSCYLQELHRANLTWSLKTDDFFPYADNAHDFWTGYFTSRPALKRYERISNSNLQTCNQLEILGGPDSRKGPFGDGDSQTMKKAMAVAQHHDAVSGTEKQHVANDYARRLANGWQHCQVLVSNSLTALSGSSAKRIYCDNLNISVCPLTESSKKFSVNVYNPLARPVTWPVRLPVNGTSYVVSDAGGKSVDCQVVPVSTSTRDVRRNRGFAVNELLFQVQAPPLGFTTYSVALQQDGPPPAATQHRTPTAIQNKFLRVTFDPDTGLLSSLSNLETKQTIKLTQNFFWYNASDGNNRNSNQPSGAYIFRPNSSTPFIISKTAKTESIQTPVVQEVRQWFAPWVSQVVRLYGDSRALELEWTVGPLPINDDLGKEVITRLDTSIKTSEYFYTDSNGREMLQRKKDFRPTWNLTQSEPIAGNYYPINSRAFIKDDVDQLTVVTDRSQGGASLQNGSLEIMLHRRLLYDDVRGVAEPLNETSGVFPEGLVVRGHLRLSLERPASAADAHRPLAQQVVLQPLLTFTDGELHPNTRLEFSGLQAALPPAVHLLTLTQWDKDSVLLRLEHQFQSRESKVNSQPVTVSLQKLFSTLEVLGVSELNLSANQWKDDVKRFHWTPQTDEKPLLRTPPDPSVWEVTLRPMEIRTFLLRVSFR; this comes from the exons ATGGCGGCCAGGTGGCAGCAGCTGGCTGCGGCTCTCCTGTTCCTCCTCTGCGGGGTTTTAAGTTTTCCTCTCGGCCAGGAAACAAAGCAGACCCTCACCTGTGGATACGAG tcatgCCATGCCACCAAGCCCAACATGCTAAATGTCCATCTGGTCCCTCACACACACGATGACGTCGGCTGGCTCAAAACTGTTGACCAGTACTACTATGGAG atcgTAACGACATTCAGCATGCGGGTGTGCAGTACATCCTGGACTCAGTGGTGGATCAGCTGTTGAAGAATCCTGACAGGAGGTTTATCTACGTGGAGACGGCGTTCTTCTACCGCTGGTGGAAACAGCAGAGCTCCAGCATGCAGCAGACCGTCACACAGCTGGTTAATGAAG GTCGTCTGGAGTTTGTGAACGGCGGCTGGTGCATGAGTGACGAGGCCACCACCCACTACAGCGCCGTCATCGACCAGATGACCATGGGCCTGAGGTTCCTCAATGAGACTTTTGGGCCTTGTGGTCGCCCCCGCGTCGCTTGGCACATCGACCCCTTTGGCCACGCCCGCGAACATGCCTCCATGTTTGCGCAG ATGGGGTATGACGGCTTCTTCTTTGGTCGGCTGGACTACCAGGACCGGGCTCGCAGGAGGGTGAAGCAGGAGCAGGAGCTTCTGTGGCGGGCCTCAGACAGCCTCACACCCCCCATGGCTGACCTCTTCACCG GGATCCTTCCCAACGGGTACAACCCTCCTGAGGGCTTCTGCTGGGACCAGTCTTGTGACGatccaccaatcagagacgACCCTGACCTGGAAGACTATAATGTCAATGATGTGGTGAAGCGCTTCCTCAACATCGCCAATAGTCaa GCTAAGGTATATAAGACCAACCACGTTATCATGACCATGGGCTCAGACTTTCAGTATGAGAACGCCAACCTGTGGTACAAGAACCTGGACAAGCTGATCTACTACGTCAACGGCCAGCAGGCCAATGGCAGCAAAGTCAATGTGCTCTACTCTACACCGTCCTGTTACCTCCAGGAGCTGCACCGCGCCAACCTCACCTG GTCTTTGAAGACAGATGACTTCTTCCCCTATGCCGACAACGCTCACGATTTCTGGACCGGCTACTTTACCAGCCGGCCAGCGCTGAAGCGTTACGAGAGGATCAGCAACAGCAACCTACAG acGTGTAACCAGCTGGAGATACTTGGTGGTCCTGACTCCAGGAAGGGGCCCTTCGGGGATGGCGACAGCCAGACCATGA AGAAAGCCATGGCGGTGGCTCAGCACCATGACGCGGTGTCCGGCACAGAGAAGCAACACGTAGCCAACGACTACGCCCGGAGGCTAGCTAACGGCTGGCAACATTGTCAG GTTTTGGTCAGTAACAGTCTGACTGCTCTGAGTGGCTCGTCTGCTAAACGGATCTACTGTGACAACCTCAACATCAGTGTGTGTCCTCTCACCGAGTCCAGCAAAAAg ttCTCAGTCAATGTGTACAACCCTCTCGCTCGCCCCGTCACGTGGCCGGTCAGGCTGCCGGTGAATGGAACATCATACGTCGTGTCAGATGCTGGGGGCAAATCTGTGGactgccag GTGGTCCCAGTGTCCACATCCACCCGGGACGTGAGAAGGAACCGAGGCTTTGCTGTCAACGAGCTGCTGTTCCAAGTGCAGGCTCCTCCTCTGGGCTTCACCACCTACTCTGTGGCCCTGCAGCAGGACGGGCCTCCACCGGCCGCCACGCAGCACCGCACGCCCACAGCCATCCAGAACAAG TTCCTACgagtgacctttgaccccgaCACGGGCCTTTTGAGCAGCCTCAGCAACTTGGAGACCAAACAGACCATCAAACTTACACAGAATTTCTTCTG GTATAACGCCAGTGACGGTAACAACAGAAACAGTAACCAGCCTTCAGGGGCCTACATCTTCAGACCCAACTCCTCCACGCCGTTCATCATCAGCAAGACAGCCAAGACGGAGAGCATTCAG ACTCCCGTGGTGCAGGAGGTGAGGCAGTGGTTTGCTCCCTGGGTGTCACAGGTGGTCCGTCTCTATGGCGACAGCAGAGCTCTGGAACTGGAGTGGACCGTCGGACCGCTGCCCATCAA TGACGACCTGGGGAAGGAGGTGATCACTCGTCTGGACACCAGCATTAAAACTTCTGAATACTTCTACACCGATTCCAACGGCAGAGAGATGCTGCAGAGAAA gaAAGATTTCCGGCCCACCTGGAATCTTACTCAGTCGGAGCCCATTGCTGGAAATTATTACCCCATCAACTCTCGTGCCTTCATCAag GATGATGTGGACCAACTCACTGTGGTCACGGATCGATCTCAAGGGGGAGCCAGCCTGCAGAACGGCTCTTTGGAGATCATG CTCCACCGCCGGCTGTTGTACGACGATGTCCGCGGTGTCGCCGAGCCGCTCAACGAGACCTCTGGCGTTTTCCCCGAGGGGCTGGTGGTCCGAGGCCACCTCCGGCTCTCCCTGGAGCGCCCGGCCAGCGCGGCCGACGCGCACCGCCCCCTGGCCCAGCAGGTGGTACTGCAGCCGCTGCTCACCTTCACCGACGGAGAGCTGCACCCAAACACGCGGCTGGAG TTCTCTGGGCTGCAGGCCGCGCTGCCCCCTGCTGTCCACCTGCTCACCCTGACTCAGTGGGACAAAGACTCGGTGCTGCTGAGACTGGAGCATCAGTTCCAGAGCCGGGAGAGCAAAGTGAACTCCCAGCCCGTCACTGTCAGCCTGCAG AAGCTGTTTTCCACTCTGGAGGTGCTGGGTGTGTCCGAACTGAACCTGTCAGCCAATCAGTGGAAAGACGACGTGAAGCGTTTTCATTGGACGCCACAGACCG ATGAGAAGCCGCTGCTGAGGACGCCCCCAGACCCCTCCGTATGGGAGGTGACTTTAAGACCAATGGAGATCCGAACCTTCCTGCTCAGGGTCAGCTTCAGATAG